The Candidatus Saccharibacteria bacterium genome has a segment encoding these proteins:
- the lepA gene encoding elongation factor 4, translating into MTSVTLLVMENIRNFCIIAHIDHGKSTLADRLMEITGTVTKREMKEQLLDQMDLEREKGITIKLQPVRMTYRHSEDGRKKMEDGVNQIEYQLNLIDTPGHVDFSYEVSRSLAAVEGAILVVDASQGIQAQTLANVYLALEQDLEIIPVLNKVDLPAADVDRVSKEVISLLGCKREEIIEISAKTGQNVEAVLKAVVERVPPPQPLKDETAKALVFDSFLDEYQGVVLYVKVVAGEIKKNADITMLGTKADGRALITGFFSPKQVPTPSLKAGEIGYIVTNFKTVADARVGDTVVLHGTTAEALPGYKQAIPFVYAGVFPASADDYPNLKDALEKVSLNDAALVYEPENSQILGFGFRVGFLGLLHLEIVQERIERHQGVEVIVTNPSTDYHVVMASGEEQTIRSASNLPDPTHIAEIREPWIRGEIIVPVDYVGNVVQLIVSTRGHQKNISYVDEHLATVSFEAPLANVLTDFYDQLKSTTSGYGTLSYEIADYRAQDLVRLDILVGGERMDSLSIMTHKSEAESTGRKMLEKLKDVIPRQLFEVALQAAVGSKILAREDIKALGKNVTGHLYGGDVSRKKKLWAKQKAGKQRMKKFGKVEIPPEAFTVLLKKD; encoded by the coding sequence ATGACCTCTGTTACACTACTAGTCATGGAAAATATTAGAAATTTCTGCATTATTGCCCACATTGACCACGGTAAGTCGACCTTGGCGGATCGGCTTATGGAAATTACTGGGACGGTTACCAAGCGTGAAATGAAAGAACAGCTACTTGACCAGATGGATCTGGAGCGGGAAAAAGGTATTACCATAAAATTGCAGCCGGTTAGAATGACGTACCGTCATTCGGAAGATGGAAGAAAGAAGATGGAAGATGGCGTCAATCAAATTGAGTATCAACTCAACTTGATTGACACTCCCGGCCATGTCGACTTTAGTTACGAAGTTAGTCGTAGCTTGGCAGCTGTGGAAGGTGCAATCCTTGTCGTAGACGCGAGTCAAGGTATACAGGCTCAGACACTGGCGAATGTGTATTTAGCGCTTGAACAAGATCTAGAGATTATTCCGGTACTAAACAAAGTAGACTTGCCTGCGGCCGATGTTGACCGCGTTAGTAAAGAAGTTATTAGTTTACTGGGATGCAAGCGGGAAGAAATTATAGAAATTAGCGCAAAGACTGGCCAAAATGTTGAGGCCGTTTTAAAGGCTGTTGTTGAGCGCGTTCCGCCGCCACAACCACTAAAAGACGAAACCGCCAAAGCATTGGTTTTTGATTCGTTTTTGGATGAATATCAAGGTGTAGTGCTGTATGTAAAAGTCGTGGCTGGCGAGATTAAAAAGAACGCCGACATAACCATGCTGGGCACAAAAGCTGACGGACGGGCGTTAATTACTGGCTTTTTTAGTCCGAAACAAGTGCCAACACCAAGCCTCAAGGCGGGCGAAATTGGCTATATTGTTACCAACTTTAAAACAGTTGCCGACGCTCGCGTTGGCGACACAGTTGTATTACACGGAACCACTGCAGAGGCTTTGCCTGGCTATAAACAAGCTATACCATTTGTGTATGCTGGAGTGTTTCCAGCTAGCGCCGACGACTACCCAAACCTCAAAGACGCACTAGAAAAAGTTAGTTTAAATGATGCAGCTTTAGTGTATGAACCAGAAAATTCACAAATTCTTGGCTTTGGGTTTAGGGTTGGGTTTTTAGGTCTGTTGCATCTTGAAATTGTGCAAGAACGAATTGAGCGCCACCAAGGGGTTGAGGTGATTGTGACTAATCCGTCGACCGACTACCACGTTGTAATGGCCAGTGGCGAAGAGCAAACCATTCGTTCGGCCAGCAACCTGCCTGATCCGACGCATATCGCAGAAATTCGTGAGCCGTGGATTCGCGGTGAAATTATTGTACCCGTAGATTATGTTGGGAATGTTGTGCAGTTAATTGTTTCAACTCGGGGCCACCAGAAAAATATTAGCTATGTCGACGAGCATTTAGCCACAGTAAGCTTTGAGGCACCACTGGCAAATGTGCTAACAGATTTTTATGACCAACTAAAAAGCACTACCAGCGGCTACGGCACACTAAGCTATGAAATTGCTGATTATAGAGCCCAGGATTTAGTACGTTTAGATATTTTAGTAGGTGGTGAGCGCATGGACAGTTTAAGTATTATGACTCATAAATCAGAAGCAGAAAGTACCGGCCGTAAAATGTTGGAAAAACTCAAAGACGTTATTCCGCGTCAGCTATTTGAAGTTGCTTTGCAAGCAGCGGTTGGCAGTAAAATACTCGCTCGTGAAGATATTAAAGCCTTGGGCAAAAATGTTACCGGTCATTTATACGGCGGCGACGTGTCTCGTAAAAAGAAATTATGGGCCAAGCAAAAAGCTGGTAAACAACGAATGAAAAAATTCGGTAAAGTAGAAATACCGCCCGAAGCTTTCACAGTGTTACTTAAAAAGGACTAA
- the murJ gene encoding murein biosynthesis integral membrane protein MurJ: MKNIISRANSSLTVGKAAWILSGSFAVSAVLGLLREKLLIAKFGLGPTLDAYIIAFSIPDFMFYLLVSGALSVTLIPVLSQRLQTGNKESAWQISASLMNLFAIGTAITSIVIFIFAPPLVKLIAAGSPKEVQDTAANLMRIIAVNPFLFSISSVLASMQQAFGRFFFNSLAPVVYNIGIITGIVWFAPAIGTQDNPAIVGVALGVGLGAILQLIIQTIGLAGLGFKYDRKIFWRNRGFRKVLKLLPARSLDQSIDYLNSIVERFLASFLVVGSIAAYNTAYVLRSVPITLIGVAISTAAFPKISARAASKRTDLFRKDIESVFNVLLWLSIPAAAIAFFMRGYLVRFLVGQGNTLIVSILGWFTLSIIFRALFQAATRAFYAQQDTSTPLKISVYSILLNIGLAVVFVNLYDVVGLAMAQTAVAIFEVLFLVIVLTKRIGTVFTKESFISTSKMLVAVFGMSVVNYVFVRYIFPLKAGDVGFFALAPKFGVIVVVTLASYVFFSHLLKIKESQPVVKGFLKLLYKPLKIHQP, encoded by the coding sequence ATGAAAAACATAATCAGCAGAGCGAATAGTTCCCTAACAGTTGGTAAAGCTGCCTGGATTTTGTCAGGAAGCTTTGCAGTTAGTGCGGTACTTGGTCTGTTGCGCGAAAAGCTTTTAATTGCCAAATTTGGTCTGGGCCCGACACTCGATGCCTACATTATTGCCTTTTCTATACCAGACTTTATGTTTTATTTATTGGTGTCTGGGGCGCTCAGCGTTACCCTGATACCGGTATTGTCTCAACGCTTGCAGACTGGTAACAAAGAGTCTGCTTGGCAAATTTCTGCAAGTTTGATGAATCTGTTTGCTATTGGTACGGCAATTACCAGTATAGTTATTTTTATTTTTGCACCACCACTGGTAAAACTCATTGCTGCTGGCTCGCCTAAAGAGGTTCAAGACACAGCTGCAAACTTAATGCGAATAATTGCCGTTAATCCGTTCCTGTTTTCTATTAGTAGTGTGCTTGCCAGCATGCAGCAGGCTTTTGGTCGGTTCTTTTTTAACTCGCTGGCCCCCGTTGTTTACAACATCGGCATAATTACTGGAATTGTTTGGTTCGCCCCTGCAATTGGCACGCAAGACAATCCGGCGATTGTTGGTGTTGCTCTTGGTGTGGGATTGGGTGCAATATTGCAACTTATTATTCAAACTATTGGTTTGGCCGGCCTTGGATTTAAATATGATCGCAAAATATTTTGGCGAAATCGTGGCTTTAGAAAAGTGCTCAAGCTATTGCCGGCACGGTCGTTAGACCAAAGTATCGACTATTTAAATTCAATTGTTGAGCGTTTTTTGGCGTCGTTTTTGGTCGTTGGGTCGATAGCTGCTTACAACACAGCCTACGTTTTGCGCAGCGTGCCCATTACGCTTATCGGCGTGGCAATTTCAACCGCGGCTTTTCCTAAAATTAGCGCCCGCGCTGCCAGTAAACGAACCGATTTGTTTAGAAAAGACATTGAGTCAGTTTTTAATGTCTTGCTATGGCTGTCGATCCCCGCGGCTGCCATTGCGTTCTTTATGCGTGGTTATTTGGTGCGGTTTTTGGTCGGCCAAGGAAACACCTTAATAGTTTCTATTTTAGGCTGGTTTACACTGTCAATAATTTTCCGTGCGTTGTTTCAGGCCGCTACCCGGGCTTTTTACGCTCAGCAAGACACTTCTACCCCCTTAAAAATTTCGGTGTACTCAATTCTTCTTAACATTGGTTTAGCAGTCGTTTTTGTAAATCTGTATGACGTTGTTGGACTAGCGATGGCGCAAACTGCAGTCGCCATTTTTGAGGTATTGTTTTTAGTTATCGTGTTAACCAAACGAATCGGCACCGTTTTTACAAAAGAAAGCTTTATTTCTACCTCTAAAATGCTTGTTGCAGTGTTTGGAATGTCAGTCGTTAATTATGTTTTTGTTCGCTACATTTTCCCGCTTAAAGCTGGCGATGTTGGCTTTTTCGCCCTTGCACCTAAATTTGGAGTGATTGTGGTTGTTACTCTTGCCAGTTACGTATTCTTTAGTCATCTATTAAAAATTAAAGAATCCCAGCCAGTTGTTAAGGGATTCTTGAAGCTGCTTTATAAGCCGTTGAAGATTCACCAACCATAA
- a CDS encoding carboxypeptidase regulatory-like domain-containing protein, with amino-acid sequence MRLQKHHIKHAGFFISFAAVFLSLGYLFTSALDVTATGTQTIEIVIDKGGEGGAISSSPAGINCPGACTAQFPENTQVVLTAAPSTHRDVGKWTVSPADDTSIISCIEGNYSSSCTVDLADSRLAAGADISMYFGYTHGPLSTVIKGSGSGTVKSTPAGINCPSDCSEVIPTSTNYKLTATPSSNSVFAGWGTQSEGGGTCLSGGGKGASSGRLTSSTCSNAYVNSAVGSVVAVAYFDTKPTTSTTPDNKTSSASSSTTSATDTSADTAQETNTQEDEDSSGDEKETVFESVKLNDEEHDTTVADAKPKFAKDQPVKISGQADPNTTIKLYIFSEPQEATVQTDEEGYWEYTITNLEPGDHHVEVAVVDTETGQESEPAVVAQFSVDENTVVEEDGAQQVDTQNSSDDGLNKALIIGSSVIGLAGMGYIAWYWWHHKDSILKHGSKTEPTNSNE; translated from the coding sequence ATGAGGTTACAAAAACACCATATAAAGCATGCAGGATTTTTCATATCTTTCGCTGCAGTATTTTTATCATTAGGCTATCTTTTTACAAGCGCGCTTGACGTGACGGCTACTGGCACACAAACAATAGAGATTGTGATTGACAAAGGCGGAGAGGGTGGGGCTATTTCCAGTTCACCAGCTGGTATTAATTGCCCTGGTGCATGTACCGCTCAGTTTCCAGAGAATACTCAAGTTGTATTAACTGCAGCACCATCTACACATAGGGATGTAGGCAAATGGACTGTTAGCCCAGCAGATGACACATCTATTATTTCGTGTATAGAAGGCAACTATAGTAGTTCCTGTACTGTTGATTTGGCCGACTCCCGATTAGCTGCAGGAGCAGATATTTCAATGTATTTTGGCTACACTCATGGCCCGTTGAGCACAGTAATAAAAGGTTCTGGATCGGGAACAGTTAAAAGCACTCCTGCGGGCATTAATTGCCCGAGTGATTGTTCGGAAGTTATCCCGACATCAACAAATTATAAACTAACAGCCACGCCAAGTTCTAATTCGGTATTCGCAGGCTGGGGTACGCAGTCAGAAGGCGGGGGAACATGTTTGTCTGGAGGCGGCAAAGGTGCGTCTTCTGGAAGGCTTACAAGTTCAACTTGCTCAAATGCCTACGTAAATTCTGCAGTTGGTAGCGTTGTAGCAGTAGCATATTTTGATACAAAACCTACAACCAGTACAACCCCCGACAATAAGACTTCTTCTGCATCCTCATCCACAACGTCTGCTACTGATACATCAGCTGACACAGCGCAAGAAACCAATACCCAAGAAGACGAAGACAGCAGTGGAGACGAGAAAGAAACTGTATTTGAGTCAGTGAAGCTTAACGACGAAGAACACGATACTACCGTCGCCGATGCAAAGCCGAAATTTGCAAAAGATCAACCTGTAAAAATTTCTGGCCAAGCAGACCCAAATACAACAATAAAACTATATATTTTCTCGGAACCGCAAGAGGCAACCGTACAAACAGATGAAGAAGGCTACTGGGAGTACACCATAACAAATCTAGAGCCAGGCGATCATCATGTTGAAGTTGCAGTAGTAGATACTGAAACCGGTCAAGAAAGTGAACCAGCTGTTGTAGCGCAGTTTAGTGTTGATGAAAATACAGTAGTAGAAGAGGATGGGGCTCAACAAGTAGACACCCAGAACAGTTCTGACGATGGATTAAACAAAGCTCTTATCATTGGTAGTAGTGTTATTGGATTGGCAGGGATGGGGTACATAGCGTGGTATTGGTGGCACCACAAAGATTCGATTCTAAAACACGGCAGCAAAACAGAACCCACCAATAGCAACGAGTAG
- a CDS encoding nucleotide pyrophosphohydrolase produces MKTLSDYQSIIDTFLEEQQYEPKYWSPHENLARLIEELGEVGRILNREFGPKPPKPGEDISHLQEELGDILIALICLANSQNIDLSKGIEQGIAKMMHRDIDRFPRKGG; encoded by the coding sequence ATGAAAACTTTAAGCGACTACCAGTCGATAATTGATACTTTTTTAGAAGAACAACAATACGAACCAAAATACTGGTCACCACACGAAAACCTTGCTCGTTTAATTGAAGAGCTTGGAGAGGTCGGCCGGATATTAAATAGAGAATTTGGCCCAAAGCCACCAAAACCCGGTGAGGATATTTCTCATCTACAAGAGGAATTAGGAGATATTTTAATTGCCCTTATTTGTTTAGCAAACTCACAAAATATTGACTTAAGTAAAGGAATTGAGCAGGGCATAGCTAAAATGATGCACCGCGACATTGACCGCTTTCCTCGTAAGGGGGGTTGA
- a CDS encoding NUDIX domain-containing protein codes for MSETPPIVGVGLIVESIDDDAVLIGRRIGSHAAGQYSIPGGKLDYGEEFEKAASRELYEEAGLRVDEKAWRVMGVVNNLSLVEAAGIHTISIILHTIHFNGTLQNREPDKNEGYWWLPWHEVPEPHFEPSKVGLHCYFNGGKTYLSEDEKRQLFTHT; via the coding sequence ATGAGCGAAACCCCTCCAATTGTTGGGGTGGGCTTGATTGTTGAAAGTATTGACGACGACGCCGTTTTAATAGGTCGTAGAATAGGCAGCCATGCTGCCGGCCAGTATTCAATACCGGGCGGCAAGCTTGATTATGGCGAAGAGTTTGAAAAAGCTGCCAGCAGAGAATTGTATGAAGAAGCCGGTCTAAGGGTAGACGAAAAAGCTTGGCGCGTTATGGGCGTGGTGAATAACTTGAGTCTAGTTGAAGCGGCCGGAATACATACGATCTCGATAATTCTTCACACAATACACTTTAACGGCACCCTGCAAAACCGTGAACCAGATAAAAACGAAGGTTACTGGTGGTTGCCATGGCACGAAGTACCAGAACCACATTTTGAACCGAGTAAAGTTGGGCTGCACTGCTATTTTAACGGCGGTAAAACCTACCTAAGCGAAGATGAAAAGCGTCAACTATTTACCCATACATAA
- the hflB gene encoding ATP-dependent zinc metalloprotease FtsH, with translation MKNNKKQQKNFGFAALLIVIGLLVVAVFNQPSNIPEISFTEVVNKVRNNEVNTIIVKGNDLELYDEEVADVDGSVEPDFVSQKEDGLSVSTELRERGIEEGTVSVKSEDVNDSGQVWTQVLFAFGPLVLFVFILFYFMKQAQGQGNQAMNFGKSRAKVFGDTKEKVTFSEVAGNEESKEELQEVVEFLKFPKKFREVGAKIPKGVLLVGSPGTGKTLMARAVAGEAGVPFFSISGSEFVEMFVGVGASRVRDLFAKAKKNSPCIIFIDEIDAVGRRRGSGMGGGHDEREQTLNQILVEMDGFEQGTNVIVIAATNRPDVLDPALLRPGRFDRRVTIPLPDRKDREAILNVHFKKKPTDKSVNLDALAAKTAGSSGADLMNIANESAILAARRNSKTISNDDVTNAFERVAIGPERKNKIMNEKDKELTAYHEAGHALVGHVLPLSDPIHKVTIIPRGGTGGVTWAIPPEDKSYHSINEYKDVLARILGGRIAEKIIYGVDNVTTGAGSDLKKAAELAREMVIEQGMGTKKLRNMVFTADQQSGMMFDRMVHDRPYSEETAREIDFQVEGLIAEAAHRAEEVIKANKKYLKALADKLLDIETVDEKQVEEVFEGTKMPKTAAI, from the coding sequence ATGAAGAATAACAAAAAACAGCAGAAGAATTTCGGCTTCGCAGCACTACTGATAGTAATCGGTTTACTGGTGGTGGCCGTATTTAATCAACCGTCTAATATTCCTGAAATATCATTTACCGAGGTTGTTAATAAAGTCCGCAACAACGAAGTAAATACCATTATCGTTAAAGGTAACGACCTAGAGCTATACGACGAAGAAGTCGCCGATGTAGATGGAAGTGTAGAGCCGGATTTTGTTTCTCAAAAAGAGGATGGCTTGTCAGTTTCTACCGAACTACGTGAACGTGGTATCGAAGAAGGAACTGTTTCGGTAAAAAGCGAAGACGTAAATGATTCTGGCCAGGTGTGGACGCAAGTACTGTTTGCCTTCGGTCCGCTGGTACTATTTGTGTTTATTTTGTTCTATTTCATGAAACAAGCTCAGGGCCAAGGCAACCAAGCTATGAACTTTGGTAAGTCACGTGCAAAAGTTTTTGGTGACACCAAAGAAAAAGTTACTTTTAGTGAAGTTGCAGGTAACGAAGAGTCTAAAGAAGAGCTGCAAGAAGTCGTAGAGTTTTTAAAATTCCCTAAAAAGTTCCGCGAAGTTGGCGCAAAAATTCCTAAAGGAGTATTGCTGGTTGGTAGCCCGGGTACTGGTAAAACCTTAATGGCTCGAGCCGTAGCTGGTGAGGCAGGCGTGCCGTTCTTTAGTATCAGTGGCTCAGAATTTGTAGAAATGTTTGTTGGTGTAGGCGCCAGCCGAGTACGTGACTTGTTTGCTAAGGCTAAGAAGAATAGCCCCTGCATTATCTTTATTGACGAAATTGATGCAGTCGGTCGTCGACGAGGCTCTGGAATGGGTGGTGGACATGACGAACGAGAGCAAACCCTCAACCAGATTCTTGTAGAAATGGATGGCTTTGAACAAGGCACGAATGTAATTGTTATCGCTGCTACTAACCGTCCTGACGTTCTTGACCCAGCTCTATTGCGACCGGGCCGTTTTGACCGACGAGTAACCATACCACTACCAGATAGAAAAGACCGCGAAGCAATTCTAAACGTTCACTTTAAAAAGAAGCCAACCGACAAATCAGTAAATCTTGATGCTCTTGCTGCTAAAACAGCTGGTTCATCTGGAGCTGATCTGATGAACATTGCTAACGAGTCAGCTATTTTAGCTGCCCGTCGTAACAGCAAAACAATTAGTAATGATGACGTAACTAATGCTTTTGAGCGTGTAGCAATTGGTCCAGAGCGCAAAAACAAAATTATGAACGAAAAAGACAAAGAACTAACTGCCTATCACGAAGCGGGGCACGCTTTGGTCGGCCACGTACTGCCGCTGAGCGACCCTATTCACAAGGTGACTATTATTCCTCGTGGTGGTACAGGTGGTGTTACATGGGCTATCCCACCAGAAGACAAGTCTTACCATTCAATCAATGAATACAAAGATGTACTGGCTCGAATACTGGGCGGACGTATTGCAGAAAAGATCATTTACGGCGTCGACAACGTTACGACTGGTGCTGGCAGCGACCTTAAAAAGGCTGCAGAACTAGCTCGTGAAATGGTGATCGAGCAGGGAATGGGAACTAAGAAACTGCGTAACATGGTCTTTACCGCCGACCAACAGAGCGGCATGATGTTTGACCGCATGGTGCATGACCGTCCGTATAGTGAAGAAACTGCTAGAGAAATCGACTTCCAGGTAGAAGGTCTTATTGCCGAAGCTGCTCACCGTGCCGAGGAAGTAATTAAAGCCAATAAAAAGTACCTTAAAGCCTTAGCCGACAAACTGCTCGATATCGAAACTGTTGACGAAAAACAGGTAGAAGAAGTCTTTGAAGGCACAAAGATGCCGAAAACTGCTGCGATTTAG
- the tilS gene encoding tRNA lysidine(34) synthetase TilS, producing MFIHCYHYGMEILWPKPGKYIVAVSGGVDSVVLLHRLAVRSSQFAVLPTDRLVRNNLESTNDQPNNEKSMKGEKRKIKNRYELIVAHVDHGWRTDSSDDERFVRELAQKYKLNYVSTKLTLPKKSEAAARAGRWEFLHDLRVKHDATAIITAHHADDIAETILINLQRGTGRSGLTSLKETLHIKRPLLNVTKNQIYEYCVAHNIEFVEDSTNKDNTYTRNAIRAKLGRAQNTSKKLQKIYSRMLTINAEIDELLGGIEKAVSDKQGARINVDRQAFSSLDQKIQHELLRFLVLRLNSDAELNTEQITRGADSINASLPSKITELGSRIELKHQKQISSIVRISTPRMEVLK from the coding sequence ATGTTCATTCATTGTTATCATTATGGCATGGAAATTTTATGGCCGAAACCAGGGAAGTACATTGTGGCAGTGTCTGGTGGGGTAGATTCGGTTGTGCTGCTGCACAGGCTAGCAGTTCGCAGTTCGCAGTTCGCAGTCTTGCCCACAGACAGGCTGGTTCGGAATAATTTAGAATCTACCAATGATCAACCGAATAATGAAAAATCAATGAAAGGTGAAAAAAGAAAAATAAAAAATAGATACGAACTTATCGTAGCGCATGTTGACCATGGTTGGCGTACCGACAGCAGCGACGATGAGCGCTTTGTGCGCGAACTTGCGCAAAAATATAAGCTCAACTACGTATCAACTAAACTCACACTGCCTAAAAAAAGTGAAGCAGCTGCCCGTGCCGGTCGGTGGGAGTTTTTGCACGACCTTCGCGTAAAGCATGATGCCACTGCAATTATTACCGCCCACCATGCCGACGATATTGCGGAAACAATTCTTATTAACCTTCAACGGGGAACGGGGCGGAGTGGGTTGACGTCACTAAAAGAAACGCTGCATATAAAACGGCCGTTATTAAACGTAACTAAAAATCAAATTTATGAGTACTGTGTTGCGCATAATATAGAGTTTGTCGAGGATTCAACCAACAAAGACAACACCTATACCCGTAATGCAATTCGAGCAAAGCTGGGGCGGGCTCAAAATACGTCTAAAAAACTACAAAAAATATACAGCCGCATGCTTACAATTAATGCAGAAATCGACGAGTTGTTAGGTGGTATCGAAAAAGCGGTTTCTGATAAACAGGGTGCACGCATTAACGTCGACAGGCAGGCTTTTTCAAGTCTCGATCAAAAAATACAACATGAGCTACTGAGGTTTTTGGTGTTGCGATTAAATAGCGATGCCGAGCTCAATACAGAGCAAATTACGAGGGGAGCAGACTCGATTAATGCGTCTTTACCTAGTAAAATTACCGAACTTGGCAGTAGAATAGAGCTCAAGCACCAGAAGCAAATTTCATCAATTGTGCGGATTAGCACTCCACGTATGGAAGTGCTAAAATAG
- a CDS encoding HD domain-containing protein — MITMNEHDLLDKLDHVFKELIYPFHVLERDIPFQLNGQSNYRNETDTEHSFTLALVSILLAPHIDPALDIGKCCQLSIVHDLIEVYAGDTSFWANKDLQDSKKEREAEAVGIIKSKFGSSFPNLPELIDEYELKSTKEAQFISALDKFLALAVLQTSKSNYFKKNKLTKTQVEKEVLLRHRGRGLAYEPFNSVYLAQLERFMKQTDYFHDDEASSS, encoded by the coding sequence ATGATAACAATGAATGAACATGACCTGTTAGATAAACTAGACCACGTATTCAAAGAGCTGATTTACCCTTTTCATGTGTTGGAACGTGATATACCTTTTCAGTTAAACGGCCAAAGTAACTACAGAAACGAAACCGATACCGAACATTCGTTTACTCTGGCACTTGTGTCGATTTTACTCGCACCACACATTGATCCCGCATTAGATATTGGCAAGTGCTGCCAGCTAAGCATAGTGCATGACTTAATCGAGGTTTACGCAGGCGATACGTCGTTTTGGGCCAACAAAGATTTGCAAGATTCTAAAAAAGAACGTGAAGCGGAAGCTGTTGGTATCATCAAGTCTAAGTTTGGGTCTAGTTTCCCTAATTTACCTGAACTCATAGATGAATATGAACTAAAAAGCACTAAAGAGGCTCAGTTTATAAGCGCGTTAGATAAGTTTTTAGCTTTAGCTGTACTGCAAACAAGCAAAAGTAACTATTTTAAAAAGAATAAACTCACTAAAACACAGGTAGAAAAGGAGGTTCTGCTTCGTCACCGTGGTAGAGGCTTAGCCTATGAGCCTTTTAATTCAGTCTACTTGGCGCAGTTAGAGCGATTTATGAAACAAACTGACTATTTTCATGATGACGAAGCCTCGTCCTCATGA
- a CDS encoding HD domain-containing protein, producing MMTKPRPHEILVTMALPNIKKLIELQAFIQQLRAVKRTAYIPGTDEKENDVDHSFSLAVTAWYIASGSDNNYDTEKILQYALVHDMVEVHAGDTYFLADISTLNAKKEKEAAALRQLEADWRDQFPEMIQRIKEYENKQTKEARFVYAVDKIMPLTIHANDNWRTWREMDVDPHAAFKIKKEKLPVSEEIAKYLTEIEELMMSYEK from the coding sequence ATGATGACGAAGCCTCGTCCTCATGAAATACTAGTTACTATGGCTTTACCGAATATAAAGAAACTCATTGAACTCCAAGCATTTATTCAGCAACTTAGAGCCGTAAAACGAACGGCGTATATTCCGGGAACTGACGAGAAAGAAAACGATGTTGATCATAGCTTTAGCCTAGCTGTTACCGCATGGTATATAGCGTCCGGATCTGACAATAACTATGATACCGAGAAAATTCTTCAGTATGCGCTGGTGCATGACATGGTAGAAGTTCATGCTGGTGATACCTACTTTTTGGCAGACATATCGACTTTAAACGCCAAAAAAGAAAAAGAAGCAGCTGCTCTGCGTCAACTAGAGGCGGATTGGCGAGACCAGTTCCCTGAAATGATTCAACGAATTAAGGAATATGAAAATAAACAAACTAAAGAAGCTCGATTTGTATATGCGGTTGATAAAATAATGCCCTTAACCATACACGCTAATGACAACTGGCGAACGTGGCGAGAAATGGATGTTGACCCGCACGCAGCGTTTAAAATTAAGAAAGAAAAACTACCAGTTTCAGAAGAAATTGCTAAATATTTAACTGAAATCGAAGAGCTAATGATGAGCTACGAGAAATAA
- a CDS encoding vitamin K epoxide reductase family protein, with amino-acid sequence MTRNNLKKVFPFILVIGGLIGLVASGVLVIEKLNIAANPDYVPSCSLNPILACGSVMETDQAEAFGFPNMLIGVASFSVLITVGMALFAGARFKKWFWQGLLAGSIFGAGFITWLFYHSVYVIGALCLYCIIVWAAVIPIFIFTLQQYAERYAAKSKLTKFFTYVKPYQLVVVWYLLIAVAILIEFWFYWKTTSLFS; translated from the coding sequence ATGACACGAAATAATCTCAAAAAAGTATTCCCTTTTATCCTCGTTATTGGCGGGCTGATTGGGTTAGTAGCCTCCGGTGTATTGGTGATCGAAAAACTTAATATAGCTGCCAATCCTGACTATGTACCAAGCTGCAGCCTAAACCCAATTCTAGCCTGTGGCTCTGTGATGGAAACTGATCAAGCAGAAGCCTTTGGTTTTCCTAATATGTTGATTGGTGTTGCCAGTTTTAGCGTACTTATTACCGTTGGTATGGCCTTGTTTGCTGGCGCACGATTTAAAAAATGGTTTTGGCAGGGACTACTAGCTGGTTCAATTTTTGGCGCTGGATTCATAACATGGCTGTTCTACCACAGCGTGTATGTTATTGGGGCATTATGTTTGTATTGCATTATCGTTTGGGCGGCAGTTATCCCTATTTTTATCTTTACATTGCAACAATACGCAGAACGATATGCTGCAAAGTCCAAACTAACTAAGTTCTTCACCTACGTTAAACCTTATCAATTGGTCGTTGTCTGGTACCTGCTAATCGCTGTAGCGATATTGATTGAATTTTGGTTCTACTGGAAAACAACGAGTTTATTCAGCTAA